A DNA window from Alistipes sp. ZOR0009 contains the following coding sequences:
- a CDS encoding site-specific integrase: MFSYSKDGITVSSMLDTRKPNARDEYPIKIRVNIKRQREYYSIGRSISKEEWEKLPTSKTAAAKKLKEEIESSFSLVRKNVEYMVERGEFSVDLLNLRLGRGTGDTVNTAIRAKIEMLKNEGRIGSMRTYENTLVLVERFAGKNIQFSSISISWLKRCEQEWLKNKNYTTIGIHFRNLRTILNDAKRAGIIKEAQYPFGKGKFEIKTGEAHKKALSMEQIKDIFEYYSENETTMRYRDLWVMSYLCNGINITDLAKLHFSNIINGEICFVRQKTSRTAKTRREIKVVITDDIQRIIDKWGNKPKPDSYIFPYLKGNESPLEQKTIIEDLIKRINKRMKLIGEELGIGKITTYAARHSYATILKRSGANIAYISESLGHTDLKTTESYLASFEREERIKNAALLTQFSL; this comes from the coding sequence ATGTTTTCGTATTCGAAAGACGGGATCACCGTCTCCTCCATGCTTGACACCCGTAAGCCAAATGCTAGAGATGAGTACCCTATAAAGATTCGGGTAAATATTAAGCGCCAACGAGAATACTACTCCATTGGAAGAAGCATCTCCAAGGAAGAATGGGAGAAACTGCCAACCAGCAAAACAGCAGCAGCGAAAAAGCTGAAAGAGGAGATCGAATCCAGCTTTTCCCTTGTCCGTAAAAATGTCGAGTACATGGTTGAAAGGGGGGAATTCTCTGTCGATCTCTTGAACCTAAGGCTTGGCCGTGGAACAGGTGATACTGTAAATACTGCCATTCGAGCTAAGATTGAAATGCTTAAAAATGAAGGACGCATTGGCAGCATGCGCACTTATGAAAATACACTTGTTCTAGTTGAGCGATTCGCTGGTAAAAACATTCAATTTAGTTCCATAAGCATTTCATGGTTAAAGCGCTGTGAACAGGAATGGCTTAAGAACAAAAACTATACAACTATAGGCATCCATTTTCGCAACCTTAGAACCATCCTGAATGATGCCAAGCGAGCTGGAATCATTAAGGAAGCCCAATACCCATTTGGAAAAGGAAAGTTTGAAATTAAGACCGGTGAAGCTCACAAGAAGGCGCTCTCCATGGAACAAATTAAGGACATATTCGAATACTACAGCGAGAATGAAACAACAATGAGGTATCGCGACCTATGGGTAATGAGCTACCTATGCAACGGCATCAACATTACAGACTTGGCTAAACTCCATTTTTCCAACATCATCAACGGGGAGATTTGCTTTGTACGCCAGAAAACTTCCCGAACGGCAAAGACAAGACGAGAAATAAAGGTTGTTATCACAGATGATATCCAACGCATTATAGATAAATGGGGTAATAAGCCAAAACCTGACAGCTACATCTTTCCTTACCTTAAAGGAAATGAAAGTCCATTAGAGCAGAAAACAATCATAGAGGATCTAATCAAGCGTATCAACAAGCGCATGAAGCTTATAGGTGAAGAATTGGGCATCGGTAAGATTACAACCTATGCAGCACGTCACAGCTACGCGACCATTCTTAAGCGCTCAGGAGCAAACATCGCCTACATTAGCGAATCTCTTGGGCATACCGACCTTAAGACAACAGAATCCTACCTGGCCAGCTTTGAGCGGGAAGAACGCATTAAAAATGCGGCTCTTTTAACCCAATTCTCCCTGTAG
- a CDS encoding helix-turn-helix domain-containing protein — MKEKMSQATLAFCLNVSKGFIGDVENPKMRAKYNLNHINELAKVFNCSPKEFLPDNFLEEDAL; from the coding sequence ATGAAAGAGAAGATGTCACAGGCAACGCTAGCATTCTGCTTAAATGTTTCAAAAGGATTTATAGGGGATGTAGAGAATCCAAAAATGCGAGCAAAGTACAACCTCAACCATATCAACGAGCTGGCAAAAGTATTCAACTGCTCACCAAAAGAATTCCTTCCCGACAACTTTCTTGAAGAAGACGCTCTTTAG
- a CDS encoding DUF6591 domain-containing protein, with amino-acid sequence MKKITLAVLAFSAILLVASCGSKETKESADTATTTSLTGTETTAETASSENWDDVLNSYEEYIDQYIKLMKKANAGDMSAVSEYPAMMDKANELGEKLQNASTTLTTEQMSRFTELQTKLTNAATEMMK; translated from the coding sequence ATGAAAAAAATTACATTAGCAGTATTGGCATTTTCAGCCATTCTTTTGGTAGCATCATGTGGAAGTAAGGAAACAAAAGAAAGCGCTGATACAGCAACAACTACAAGTTTGACCGGCACAGAGACAACAGCTGAGACAGCAAGCAGTGAAAATTGGGATGATGTACTCAACAGCTACGAAGAGTATATTGACCAATACATTAAGCTAATGAAAAAAGCAAATGCGGGTGACATGTCCGCAGTTTCTGAATATCCAGCCATGATGGATAAGGCCAACGAACTTGGCGAGAAACTGCAGAATGCAAGCACAACCCTTACTACCGAACAGATGAGCAGGTTTACTGAGCTACAAACTAAACTGACCAATGCAGCTACCGAAATGATGAAGTAG